From the genome of Ovis aries strain OAR_USU_Benz2616 breed Rambouillet unplaced genomic scaffold, ARS-UI_Ramb_v3.0 scaffold_90, whole genome shotgun sequence, one region includes:
- the LOC101108188 gene encoding putative olfactory receptor 4A4, which yields MEQRNNVTEFVLLGLTQSIQGRKILFVMFLFIYIVTMVGNLLIVLTVVVSPILDTPMYFFLGCLSFMDAIYSTTVTPNMIIDLLYGRKTISFQACMTQLFIWHFFGGADIFLLVVMAYDRYVAICKPLHYLTIMNKRVCVLLLLLTWTGGFLHGVFHPLFVYNLPFCGPNVIDHFMCDMYPLLKLACTDTQVTAIIVLTNDGAICVIIFSLLLISYGVILRSLKNRGQVGRRKALSTCGSQITVVVLFFVPCIFMYIRPPSTLSVDKSLTLFYSIITPMLNPLIYTLRNGEMKNAMKKLWTTKRK from the coding sequence ATGGAACAAAGGAACAATGTAACTGAATTTGTCCTTTTGGGGCTCACTCAAAGCATCCAGGGCAGGAAAATATTATTTGTCATGTTCTTGTTCATTTATATCGTGACCATGGTGGGCAACCTACTTATTGTCCTGACTGTGGTGGTCAGTCCAATCCTGGATACCCCTATGTACTTCTTTCTTGGCTGCTTATCATTTATGGATGCTATTTATTCTACTACAGTCACACCAAATATGATTATAGACTTACTGTATGGAAGGAAAACCATTTCCTTCCAGGCTTGCATGACCCAGCTTTTTATTTGGCACTTTTTTGGTGGTGCTGATATATTCCTCCTGGTggtcatggcctatgaccgctatgtggccatctgcaaaccTTTGCATTATTTGACCATCATGAATAAGCGAGTGTGtgttctgttgctgctgttgacCTGGACTGGTGGGTTTTTACATGGTGTATTTCATCCTCTCTTTGTCTACAATCTTCCCTTCTGTGGCCCCAATGTCATTGACCACTTTATGTGTGACATGTACCCCTTGTTAAAACTTGCTTGCACTGATACCCAGGTTACTGCCATTATAGTACTTACCAATGATGGGGCAATATGTGTGATCATCTTTTCTCTCTTACTCATCTCCTATGGGGTCATTCTGCGCTCCCTGAAGAATCGTGGTCAGGTAGGGAGGCGCAAAGCCTTGTCCACCTGTGGCTCCCAAATTACTGTGGTGGTCCTCTTCTTTGTGCcctgtatttttatgtatatcaGACCTCCTTCTACCTTGTCCGTTGATAAATCCTTGACTCTGTTTTACAGCATTATCACCCCTATGTTGAACCCACTCATCTATACTCTGAGAAATGGCGAGATGAAAAATGCCATGAAAAAGCTCTGGACAACAAAAAGAAAGTGA